Proteins found in one Serratia plymuthica genomic segment:
- a CDS encoding DMT family transporter, producing MTIIMILLAFIGGAMLSIQSAINGQLGSNVGVFKSAFLTFSVGALVTGLLIFFFEPKHAISLMDVPKWQLLGAMFGVPYIVIMVLAVQRIGTAVATVAVIFGQLTMSMLIDNFGWLGNAPISFSMSRLGAIIFLGIALYFIYSSSKTKATPTGKTLHQAALKDS from the coding sequence ATGACAATTATCATGATTTTATTAGCGTTTATCGGTGGTGCGATGCTGAGTATTCAGTCAGCCATCAACGGACAGCTTGGTAGCAATGTGGGAGTCTTCAAAAGTGCGTTCCTGACGTTTTCAGTCGGAGCACTGGTTACCGGTTTGCTGATATTCTTCTTTGAACCTAAGCACGCAATCAGTCTGATGGATGTGCCTAAATGGCAGTTACTAGGGGCCATGTTCGGCGTGCCCTATATCGTTATCATGGTACTTGCGGTTCAACGCATAGGTACAGCGGTCGCGACAGTTGCGGTTATTTTCGGTCAATTGACGATGAGTATGCTTATCGACAACTTTGGCTGGCTGGGCAATGCGCCAATTTCATTTTCGATGAGCCGCCTGGGTGCAATTATCTTCCTGGGTATCGCGTTGTATTTCATCTACTCCAGCAGTAAAACCAAGGCCACCCCGACCGGAAAGACGCTGCACCAGGCGGCTTTAAAAGACTCATAG
- a CDS encoding DMT family transporter — translation MQFVFILIVIAGGMGLSVEAGLLGPLGGKVGDLWATFSVFGVGAALTFILMLFFSPRNSPSFFAQPSWQLLGGVLGPIYVITLTVATPAIGVAMTMIGILAGQVFKSLIIDHFGLLGTPHRKIDTKRIIALIFIIAALVLVAQG, via the coding sequence ATGCAATTTGTATTTATCTTAATCGTCATCGCTGGCGGCATGGGACTGTCCGTCGAGGCAGGATTGCTGGGGCCGCTGGGAGGGAAAGTGGGTGACTTATGGGCAACGTTCAGCGTGTTCGGTGTGGGGGCCGCATTGACCTTTATCCTGATGCTTTTCTTCAGCCCGCGCAACAGCCCGTCCTTCTTTGCGCAACCATCCTGGCAACTGCTGGGCGGCGTGCTCGGTCCCATTTATGTCATTACCCTCACCGTCGCGACACCCGCTATCGGTGTTGCAATGACGATGATTGGCATCCTGGCGGGTCAGGTCTTTAAAAGTCTGATCATCGATCACTTTGGCCTGTTGGGAACGCCACACCGGAAAATAGATACTAAACGCATCATCGCGCTAATTTTTATCATTGCGGCGCTGGTTCTGGTTGCACAGGGTTAA
- a CDS encoding LysR family transcriptional regulator, protein MYDLGKISIRALLIFIDVYDTQNFSVVARREGISASQVSRVVHQLEDILGQQLFYRNTRAIIPTENGDLFVRYARAMVGNLEDVRRELNERSLEPSGLIRMNAPVFFGQRHVAPGLPGLMNLYPRLNIELTLTDDYIDPHRDAADVIFRIGVLTDSAFHARVFGRQFYHLAASPEYLKKYGVPEGPDDLSRHKCLVYRGSSGPNRWLARKPGEEWIHYPISPLMSSNNAETLLIAALGGMGIVLFPDWLIGERLQSGELIELMPNMEVSIKTDIQNISAIYPNTRHPSLNVRSVINYYVELFGSPPYWQSDERAGG, encoded by the coding sequence ATGTATGACCTGGGAAAGATCAGTATTCGCGCTCTGCTTATTTTTATTGACGTGTACGATACGCAGAATTTTTCCGTGGTGGCGCGTCGTGAAGGAATTTCAGCCTCGCAGGTTTCACGCGTCGTACATCAACTTGAAGATATACTCGGCCAGCAGCTTTTTTATCGCAACACACGGGCTATCATCCCGACCGAAAATGGCGATCTGTTTGTTCGCTATGCGCGTGCCATGGTGGGGAATCTTGAAGATGTGCGGAGGGAGCTTAATGAACGCTCGCTTGAGCCTTCCGGGCTAATACGTATGAATGCCCCTGTGTTTTTCGGTCAGCGGCATGTCGCACCCGGCCTGCCGGGGCTAATGAACTTGTATCCTCGACTTAACATCGAACTTACGCTGACAGATGATTATATTGATCCACACAGGGATGCCGCCGACGTCATATTTCGTATCGGTGTATTGACCGACTCCGCATTCCACGCCCGTGTTTTTGGCCGGCAGTTTTATCACCTGGCCGCATCACCCGAGTATTTAAAGAAATACGGCGTACCCGAAGGGCCGGATGACCTCAGTCGCCACAAATGTCTTGTATACCGGGGCTCTTCCGGGCCTAACCGCTGGCTTGCACGCAAGCCGGGTGAGGAATGGATCCACTATCCTATTTCTCCCCTTATGTCATCCAACAACGCAGAAACGTTGCTTATTGCCGCACTGGGCGGGATGGGAATAGTGCTTTTCCCTGACTGGCTTATTGGTGAACGACTGCAGAGTGGGGAGCTGATTGAGCTTATGCCGAATATGGAGGTTTCCATTAAAACGGATATACAGAACATTTCGGCTATATATCCCAATACGCGGCACCCGTCACTCAACGTCAGGTCAGTCATTAATTATTACGTTGAGCTGTTCGGTTCACCTCCTTATTGGCAGTCAGATGAACGCGCCGGTGGCTGA
- a CDS encoding LysR family transcriptional regulator encodes MYQDRQVGYLYEVGNQGGIRRAADILGVNPSAVSRQIAQLERALQLPLLERRGRNVVLTEAGRLLAEDYFASRQRREKLESQLKDLRHVRSGSISLCIGGGLITAFIEGVMSEFARSYPQVFVNIVVGSMQEMLNDIVSGEADMALAFGPIGTPELKRHSFKWGPICAIVSPQHPIAGRSSITIEELVDYQLIALTENFGLQRHMNAMFKSLGLQFHPAYRCNQFSTAMALSQAGVGISFMTAYAAADPIRQGSLVAVPLDHSIANSAQCHLLRSSDRRFTPAAHHMWRLLQTHFATSNAP; translated from the coding sequence ATGTATCAGGACAGACAGGTCGGCTATCTGTATGAAGTGGGCAATCAGGGCGGTATCCGCCGCGCGGCAGATATTCTTGGCGTTAACCCGTCGGCTGTCAGCCGACAGATTGCCCAACTGGAGCGAGCGCTACAGTTGCCGTTGCTGGAGCGGCGCGGGCGAAATGTGGTACTGACCGAAGCGGGACGCCTGCTGGCAGAGGACTATTTTGCCAGCCGCCAGAGGCGCGAGAAGCTGGAAAGCCAGCTCAAAGACCTACGCCATGTGCGCAGCGGTTCAATCTCCTTGTGCATCGGCGGCGGCCTTATCACCGCATTTATCGAAGGCGTCATGAGTGAATTTGCCCGGTCTTACCCTCAAGTTTTTGTCAACATTGTGGTCGGCAGCATGCAGGAGATGCTCAACGATATCGTTAGCGGCGAAGCGGATATGGCGCTGGCATTCGGGCCCATCGGCACACCGGAACTTAAACGACACAGCTTTAAGTGGGGACCGATCTGCGCGATAGTCTCGCCGCAGCACCCCATTGCCGGGCGCAGTAGCATTACCATTGAAGAGCTGGTTGATTATCAGCTAATTGCCTTGACGGAAAACTTCGGCCTGCAACGGCATATGAATGCGATGTTCAAAAGCCTGGGGCTGCAATTTCACCCGGCGTATCGCTGCAACCAGTTTTCCACCGCCATGGCGTTGAGCCAGGCGGGCGTGGGCATTTCGTTTATGACCGCTTATGCCGCCGCCGATCCTATCCGGCAAGGTTCTCTGGTGGCGGTCCCCCTCGATCACTCAATCGCCAACAGCGCCCAGTGCCATCTACTGCGCAGCTCTGACCGGCGTTTTACTCCGGCGGCTCATCATATGTGGCGGCTGCTGCAAACGCATTTCGCGACAAGTAATGCGCCGTGA
- a CDS encoding nucleoside recognition domain-containing protein, with amino-acid sequence MSESKILEKPEKEPADEWKVGPGAWLSLVIVLLVFSGFFFKVEGMAWLGAFDFTTLGGAFGTMKSPETNTFIGSGGISAKAGFLFALSLVPTVMLALGLLEIFTHYGAIRAAHKLLTPLLKPLLGIPGYTGLALITDLQSTDAGAALTKELYDSEKITRKDVVIMGAWQYSGAGLINNYFSIGSAMFASLTIPIIIPLVLMFVMKFFGAAIVRLALNTLYKRDFAHE; translated from the coding sequence ATGAGCGAATCGAAAATTCTGGAGAAACCCGAGAAAGAGCCGGCGGATGAGTGGAAAGTCGGGCCTGGCGCCTGGCTTTCCCTGGTTATTGTCCTGCTGGTATTCTCCGGCTTCTTTTTTAAAGTCGAGGGTATGGCGTGGCTGGGGGCGTTCGACTTCACTACGCTTGGCGGTGCGTTCGGCACCATGAAATCGCCGGAAACCAACACCTTTATCGGCAGCGGCGGCATCAGCGCGAAAGCCGGTTTTCTTTTCGCGCTGTCGTTGGTGCCCACGGTGATGCTGGCGTTGGGGCTACTGGAGATTTTTACCCACTACGGGGCGATCCGCGCCGCACATAAGCTGCTGACACCGTTGCTGAAACCGCTGCTCGGGATCCCGGGGTATACCGGGCTGGCGCTGATCACCGATTTGCAGAGTACCGATGCGGGCGCAGCACTCACCAAAGAGCTGTATGACAGCGAAAAAATTACCCGTAAAGACGTGGTGATAATGGGGGCATGGCAATATTCCGGTGCCGGTTTAATTAACAACTATTTCTCTATCGGTTCGGCGATGTTTGCCTCACTGACCATTCCGATAATTATTCCATTGGTATTGATGTTCGTGATGAAATTTTTCGGAGCGGCCATAGTCCGCCTGGCATTAAATACCCTATATAAAAGGGATTTCGCCCATGAGTAA
- a CDS encoding YjiG family protein, producing the protein MSNTTKVTGNPFDIFVIGARKGFNIAINNLMPNVLMAYVIAEMLNLLGVMQVIGHICAPLMGLFGLPGEAITVLLTAWLSSSAGTGVAVSLLSKGTLDIGQITILAPAIFLMGSQLQYMGRLLGVADVPKKYWPLLMVVSILNAVISMLIMRVIA; encoded by the coding sequence ATGAGTAATACTACAAAAGTCACAGGTAATCCGTTCGATATTTTCGTTATCGGCGCGCGTAAAGGTTTTAATATCGCCATCAATAACCTGATGCCGAATGTATTAATGGCGTATGTCATTGCTGAAATGCTCAATTTACTTGGCGTAATGCAGGTCATTGGTCATATTTGCGCGCCATTAATGGGATTATTCGGTCTGCCGGGCGAAGCCATAACCGTATTGCTGACGGCCTGGCTCTCGTCGTCGGCTGGCACCGGCGTTGCCGTCAGCCTGCTGAGCAAAGGCACGCTGGATATTGGGCAGATCACTATCCTCGCGCCCGCCATTTTTTTAATGGGTTCTCAGCTACAGTATATGGGCCGCCTTTTGGGCGTCGCCGATGTGCCGAAGAAGTACTGGCCGCTACTGATGGTCGTCAGCATTCTCAACGCGGTTATCTCTATGCTGATAATGCGAGTTATTGCCTGA
- a CDS encoding M20 peptidase aminoacylase family protein: MSRTLEHFNYLHQIPELGFEEYKTSAYIAEGLEAVGYQVTRQVNGTTGILAVLDSGKPGPVLALRADMDALGHIIDGEHVARHTCGHDGHSSVLLTAAQEVMAESMVKKGKLKFIFQPAEELGTGAIALTEGGVLEDVDMLLGFHLRPLEECPMGQAVPAMYYSASATVEVMFHGKAAHAARPHLGVNALDAAAHAVQAVKGIHLAPSLTWSAKATRFLCDAGVTNSIPDKAQVCWDLRAAENAAMDTLKPQVLRAIESSAAAYGARAEIRILKEMPAAIIDDEATEVVSRAIRHVFGEAGLLAPKSTPGSEDFFHYLRLRPQVKGGFWGLGANLAPGLHHPEMHFDRDALALGVKVFKACVQDVLG; the protein is encoded by the coding sequence GTGTCACGCACACTAGAACACTTTAATTACCTGCATCAGATCCCGGAGCTCGGGTTCGAAGAGTATAAAACTTCCGCTTATATCGCGGAGGGACTGGAGGCGGTGGGTTACCAGGTTACGCGCCAGGTTAATGGAACTACCGGTATCCTGGCCGTTCTGGATAGCGGCAAGCCGGGACCGGTGCTGGCGCTGCGTGCTGATATGGATGCACTCGGACATATTATTGATGGCGAGCATGTAGCACGCCACACCTGCGGCCACGATGGCCACTCCTCGGTGTTGTTGACTGCCGCCCAGGAAGTGATGGCGGAGAGCATGGTGAAAAAGGGCAAACTAAAGTTTATCTTCCAGCCGGCCGAGGAGCTGGGCACCGGTGCGATAGCCCTGACCGAAGGCGGCGTCCTGGAGGATGTCGACATGCTGCTCGGTTTCCACCTACGCCCGCTGGAAGAGTGCCCAATGGGGCAAGCGGTGCCGGCGATGTACTACTCGGCCTCGGCCACCGTTGAAGTTATGTTTCATGGAAAAGCGGCGCACGCGGCACGCCCTCATCTTGGCGTGAACGCGCTGGATGCTGCAGCGCATGCGGTGCAGGCGGTCAAGGGTATTCACCTTGCGCCATCGCTGACCTGGAGCGCGAAAGCCACGCGTTTTCTCTGCGATGCCGGGGTCACCAACTCTATTCCGGACAAAGCGCAAGTGTGCTGGGATCTGCGCGCGGCGGAAAATGCAGCCATGGATACGTTAAAACCGCAGGTGTTGCGCGCTATCGAGAGTAGCGCGGCAGCCTATGGCGCGCGGGCTGAAATACGTATTTTGAAAGAGATGCCGGCGGCGATCATCGATGACGAGGCAACCGAAGTGGTCTCCCGCGCTATTCGCCACGTGTTCGGAGAGGCAGGGCTGCTTGCGCCAAAATCGACTCCGGGCAGTGAAGATTTCTTCCACTACCTGCGTCTGCGCCCGCAGGTGAAGGGGGGCTTCTGGGGGCTGGGAGCTAACCTGGCGCCAGGGCTGCATCACCCGGAAATGCACTTCGACCGCGACGCACTGGCCCTCGGCGTTAAAGTGTTTAAAGCCTGTGTGCAGGATGTGCTGGGCTAA
- a CDS encoding LysR family transcriptional regulator — protein MRIFVRVVERGSMSAAARDLGIGQPAVSERIEKLEAHLGTRLLRRNTRNMSLTHSGNLFYERSKTAIQAAEHALSVNEGNQGLHGKIRIATPFSAGEALLMPAILRLQEEHPDLQIDLIFNDRVIDPVTEGVDLSLRIGEVAEGYFVARPLGTVRRVLLASPALLAKKGFPQSPDELIDFPFAAVSDTFLNNRIPLITPGGQLLNTPVNVTFRSTHWRSVHAFLLAGHAIGVLQYPVCRRGIEEGLLIPILTDHQIPPFNAHLLLPQAGMMSYETRVCASLLEDYLREALLSFQTGQ, from the coding sequence ATGCGCATATTCGTAAGGGTAGTCGAACGGGGCAGCATGTCAGCTGCAGCCCGCGATCTCGGTATTGGGCAACCCGCCGTCAGTGAAAGAATAGAAAAGCTTGAAGCACATCTTGGTACTCGTTTGCTACGGCGCAATACTCGTAACATGTCACTGACGCATAGCGGTAACCTGTTTTATGAGCGAAGCAAAACGGCAATTCAGGCGGCCGAACACGCTCTGTCAGTGAACGAGGGAAATCAGGGTCTGCATGGTAAAATCCGGATTGCCACGCCCTTTTCCGCAGGGGAAGCCTTGTTGATGCCTGCGATATTGCGGCTTCAGGAAGAACACCCAGATCTGCAAATTGATCTCATATTTAACGATCGTGTTATCGACCCCGTTACGGAAGGTGTGGATTTATCCTTACGGATTGGCGAGGTTGCGGAAGGTTATTTTGTCGCGCGCCCGCTTGGCACCGTTCGCAGAGTGCTGCTGGCATCGCCCGCTTTACTGGCAAAAAAAGGCTTTCCTCAATCCCCGGATGAATTGATTGATTTTCCCTTTGCTGCCGTTTCAGACACTTTTCTGAATAATCGTATCCCATTAATCACGCCGGGCGGCCAACTATTAAATACGCCCGTTAATGTCACGTTTCGTTCTACGCACTGGCGCAGTGTTCATGCCTTTTTATTGGCTGGCCATGCAATAGGTGTTTTGCAATACCCGGTCTGCAGAAGAGGAATTGAAGAAGGACTGCTAATTCCCATATTAACCGACCACCAGATACCACCTTTTAATGCCCATCTGCTCCTTCCACAGGCAGGCATGATGTCTTATGAAACGCGAGTTTGCGCCTCTCTGCTGGAAGATTATCTCAGGGAAGCCTTGTTGAGCTTCCAGACGGGTCAGTAA
- the attM gene encoding AttM family quorum-quenching N-acyl homoserine lactonase: MSDIKLFMFQSGTQLCKYHNIRMNQGVGENHEIPIPWFLLTHPDGFTVIDGGLAVEGLKNPYAYWGSAVEQFTPVMTERQGCLEQLAQLGIAPKDIRYVLLSHLHSDHTGAIGRFPHATYVVQRLEYEYAFAPDWFTAGAYCRKDFDRPDINWLFLNGVSDDNYDLYGDGTLQCIFTPGHSPGHQSFLIRLSGGTTFTLAIDAAYTLDHYNERALPGLMTSASDIAQSVRKLRQLTEQHGAVLIPGHDVEEWRKYSLAPAYYR; encoded by the coding sequence ATGTCAGATATCAAACTCTTTATGTTCCAGTCTGGAACACAGCTGTGTAAGTATCACAATATCAGGATGAATCAAGGGGTGGGGGAAAACCATGAGATACCCATTCCGTGGTTTTTACTCACTCATCCCGATGGCTTTACTGTGATAGACGGCGGTCTGGCCGTTGAGGGATTAAAAAACCCTTATGCATATTGGGGAAGTGCCGTAGAGCAGTTTACGCCGGTAATGACAGAGAGACAGGGTTGCCTAGAACAACTCGCACAATTGGGTATCGCACCCAAAGATATCCGCTACGTACTTTTGTCTCATCTGCACTCCGACCATACCGGCGCTATTGGACGCTTCCCACATGCAACTTATGTGGTCCAGAGGCTCGAATACGAGTATGCCTTTGCGCCTGACTGGTTCACCGCCGGCGCATATTGCCGGAAGGATTTCGATCGGCCGGATATTAACTGGTTGTTTCTGAATGGCGTTTCCGATGACAACTATGACCTTTATGGAGACGGCACATTACAGTGTATTTTCACTCCAGGGCATTCTCCCGGGCATCAATCTTTTCTTATCAGGCTATCAGGAGGAACCACCTTTACACTGGCCATTGATGCGGCTTATACCCTCGATCACTACAATGAGCGGGCACTTCCCGGACTCATGACATCAGCCAGCGATATCGCGCAATCTGTCAGAAAACTGCGACAGCTAACTGAACAACACGGCGCTGTGCTTATCCCCGGTCACGATGTTGAAGAATGGAGAAAATACTCGCTTGCTCCTGCCTATTATCGTTGA
- a CDS encoding NADPH-dependent F420 reductase, with protein MPSPGCSPIWTTAITSPQANGRRQAIPQLTRNLHMSTISIIGSGGMATAIAKRAARAGHIVEVISRDTAKAQALADQLATGATTGTYGAVPAGDIVILAVPYSSIAAVVADFGEALDNKVIIDIANPVAPGLSGLVTPHGSSGAQETAKLLPAGAHVVKAFNTLFGHVLAKGGHLDAFIAADDAQAKARVSTFLDSLGLRPFDVGGLQMAQTLESLGLMMIGLAKNGAGSWDIAMKVDIG; from the coding sequence CTGCCCAGCCCGGGCTGCTCGCCGATTTGGACAACGGCCATTACTTCCCCGCAGGCTAATGGCAGGCGGCAGGCAATACCCCAACTCACGAGGAATCTGCATATGAGCACTATCAGCATCATCGGATCAGGCGGCATGGCCACGGCTATCGCCAAACGTGCCGCCAGGGCCGGACACATCGTAGAGGTAATAAGTCGCGACACTGCCAAGGCGCAGGCACTGGCCGACCAGCTCGCAACCGGAGCGACCACAGGGACGTACGGCGCCGTGCCGGCGGGCGACATCGTCATTCTCGCCGTGCCGTACAGCAGTATTGCGGCGGTGGTGGCCGACTTTGGCGAAGCGCTCGACAACAAGGTGATCATCGACATCGCTAACCCGGTGGCCCCCGGCCTCTCGGGCCTCGTCACTCCCCACGGCAGTTCCGGTGCGCAGGAGACCGCCAAGCTTCTCCCCGCCGGCGCGCATGTCGTGAAGGCGTTCAATACCCTCTTCGGCCACGTACTTGCCAAAGGTGGGCACCTCGACGCATTCATCGCAGCCGACGATGCACAGGCGAAGGCACGCGTCTCGACCTTCCTCGACAGTCTCGGGTTGCGTCCGTTCGATGTCGGCGGCCTGCAAATGGCCCAGACGCTGGAGTCGCTCGGCCTGATGATGATCGGCCTGGCCAAGAATGGCGCCGGCAGTTGGGACATCGCCATGAAAGTCGATATCGGCTGA
- a CDS encoding SDR family oxidoreductase, with translation MHVLVTGGTGHIGSYIIPELIAAGHEVTGLARSDKSAAAVSALGARVRRGDIADLDGLKAAAAESDGVIHVAHRQDLLPVGGIDAVAAAELQVMLAYGEALAGTGKPLVVSGSIGSPTNLGWTAPGASFLDRPATEEDPALPGGDAYKGSLRVRNVVELAVIGLAERGVRSSIVRIPTIAHSMTDNTGFLPLLIGLAREKGVIGYPGDGANLWPAVHVRDLASLFRLALEKGPAGKTWHGVEGEGIPFREIAEAIGRRLGLPAVSIPADTLMLPGYFGFLANLVTLNLPASNLITRQTLGWEPAQPGLLADLDNGHYFPAG, from the coding sequence ATGCACGTTTTAGTCACTGGCGGGACCGGCCATATCGGCTCATACATCATCCCCGAGCTTATCGCCGCCGGCCACGAGGTCACCGGCCTGGCCAGATCGGATAAATCTGCCGCCGCGGTGTCCGCACTCGGCGCCAGGGTGCGTCGCGGGGATATTGCCGACCTGGATGGGCTCAAGGCGGCTGCGGCGGAGTCCGATGGCGTTATCCACGTCGCGCACAGGCAAGACCTGCTTCCCGTCGGCGGGATTGACGCCGTAGCCGCAGCGGAACTCCAGGTCATGCTCGCGTACGGCGAGGCATTGGCCGGAACCGGAAAACCGCTGGTCGTTTCGGGGAGCATTGGCTCGCCCACTAACCTGGGCTGGACGGCGCCCGGGGCCAGCTTCCTCGACCGACCGGCAACCGAGGAGGACCCGGCCCTTCCCGGCGGCGATGCATACAAGGGTTCCCTGCGGGTGCGTAACGTCGTGGAACTCGCGGTAATCGGCCTTGCGGAACGCGGTGTGCGATCCTCGATCGTGCGGATCCCGACTATCGCGCACAGCATGACCGACAATACCGGGTTCCTCCCGTTACTGATTGGGCTCGCCAGGGAGAAAGGGGTCATCGGCTACCCTGGCGACGGCGCAAACCTGTGGCCGGCCGTGCATGTCCGCGACCTCGCCTCGCTGTTCCGCCTGGCGCTGGAGAAGGGGCCGGCCGGCAAAACCTGGCATGGGGTCGAGGGCGAAGGTATCCCGTTCCGCGAGATCGCCGAGGCCATTGGCCGCCGTCTGGGCCTGCCCGCGGTGAGCATTCCCGCCGACACGCTAATGCTGCCGGGATACTTTGGGTTCCTCGCGAATCTGGTCACGCTGAACCTCCCGGCGTCCAACCTCATCACCCGTCAGACCCTCGGCTGGGAACCTGCCCAGCCCGGGCTGCTCGCCGATTTGGACAACGGCCATTACTTCCCCGCAGGCTAA
- a CDS encoding NADPH-dependent F420 reductase, translating to MSTISIIGSGGMAAAIGGLAARAGHLVEVMSRDVAKARALAGKIGAGATTGTFGAAPAGDMVILAVPYAAVLGVLKQYGENLAGKLLIDITNPIKSDFSGFLTPESSFGALEIAKAAPADADIVKAFNTQFSHVLAVGSAKGHPLDVFIAGDNAQAKARVSAFIESLGLRPMDTGPLFMAQTLEHACMLWLGLMTHSVRHTNFSIGVSLLG from the coding sequence ATGAGCACTATCAGCATCATCGGCTCAGGCGGCATGGCGGCGGCGATCGGCGGTCTTGCCGCCAGGGCCGGACACCTCGTCGAGGTAATGAGTCGCGACGTTGCCAAGGCGCGGGCGCTGGCCGGGAAGATCGGAGCCGGTGCGACCACTGGAACCTTCGGCGCTGCCCCGGCCGGGGACATGGTCATCCTGGCGGTTCCCTACGCCGCCGTTCTCGGGGTGCTGAAGCAGTACGGCGAAAATCTGGCGGGCAAGCTTCTTATCGACATCACCAATCCCATCAAATCCGACTTCTCGGGTTTCCTGACACCCGAAAGCAGTTTCGGCGCACTGGAGATCGCCAAGGCCGCCCCTGCCGATGCGGATATCGTCAAGGCATTCAACACCCAGTTTTCCCACGTCCTGGCCGTGGGTTCAGCCAAAGGTCACCCGCTGGACGTGTTCATCGCCGGGGACAACGCGCAGGCGAAGGCACGCGTCTCGGCGTTCATCGAAAGCCTCGGGCTGCGCCCGATGGATACCGGGCCACTGTTCATGGCGCAAACGCTGGAGCACGCCTGCATGCTGTGGCTGGGCCTCATGACCCACTCCGTCAGGCACACCAATTTCTCGATCGGCGTCAGCCTTCTCGGTTGA
- a CDS encoding winged helix-turn-helix transcriptional regulator: MKTTNKEVRSHCAVNYGVEIFGDRWSLLIIRDIVFTGKKTYGEFMKSEEGIATNVLASRLSFLEQQGILARAPSPDDGRKDLYTLTEKGLDLIPVMLNIVLWSAKHDSQSYVRHRKAWVARLSRHPVEVSEEVKALVRNGGCMFPDGEE; the protein is encoded by the coding sequence ATGAAAACGACGAATAAAGAAGTTCGGTCCCATTGCGCGGTAAATTACGGCGTGGAGATCTTCGGCGACCGGTGGTCGCTCTTGATCATTCGCGACATCGTTTTTACCGGTAAGAAGACCTATGGCGAGTTTATGAAATCGGAAGAGGGCATTGCGACCAATGTCCTGGCTTCCCGTCTTTCCTTTCTTGAGCAGCAAGGCATTCTTGCGAGGGCGCCCAGCCCCGACGACGGGCGCAAGGATTTATACACTCTGACCGAGAAAGGCCTCGACCTCATTCCTGTCATGCTCAACATCGTCCTGTGGAGCGCGAAGCACGATTCGCAGTCGTACGTGCGGCACCGCAAGGCGTGGGTGGCTCGATTAAGTCGACACCCCGTGGAAGTGAGCGAAGAGGTGAAGGCGCTGGTTCGCAATGGCGGATGCATGTTTCCCGATGGCGAGGAATGA
- a CDS encoding dTMP kinase, with protein MSRPLFVSLDGPKGVGKTTLLEAVTKVLRADNKKVIRLCERKSDPYRGETMALVNRLARNPTLDLELEVCERFADSRAWISRHVLTKQPLDSIILMDRWYPSDAAFRRMVPFADILQLNIDRNVRTPDLHVGVVTAPDISWARAAARSRGLSSTVIYQLEEHVACTEAFEREIANHGWVLCRNEGTIEDATMQVISEIYRVLGCPTGRLV; from the coding sequence ATGAGTCGTCCGCTGTTTGTTTCTCTGGATGGGCCGAAGGGTGTCGGTAAAACCACGTTGTTGGAGGCCGTTACGAAAGTACTCAGGGCAGACAACAAGAAGGTGATCCGACTTTGCGAGAGAAAAAGCGATCCCTACAGGGGGGAAACAATGGCCCTCGTGAACAGGCTCGCCAGAAATCCCACCCTGGATCTGGAATTAGAGGTTTGTGAGCGCTTTGCGGATAGCCGTGCCTGGATTTCCCGGCACGTGCTGACTAAACAGCCACTGGACAGCATTATCTTGATGGACCGCTGGTACCCGTCGGATGCGGCGTTTCGCCGGATGGTTCCATTTGCAGACATTTTGCAGCTTAACATCGACCGCAACGTGCGAACGCCAGACCTGCATGTCGGGGTTGTTACTGCGCCTGATATTTCCTGGGCAAGGGCCGCGGCCCGCTCGCGTGGGCTAAGCAGTACGGTGATTTATCAGTTGGAAGAACATGTTGCTTGTACCGAGGCGTTCGAGCGAGAAATTGCAAATCACGGTTGGGTTTTATGCCGTAATGAAGGAACGATCGAAGACGCAACGATGCAGGTTATCTCTGAGATCTACAGAGTGCTTGGATGCCCCACAGGTAGACTCGTTTAA